In Paenibacillus sp. BIC5C1, a genomic segment contains:
- a CDS encoding DUF2339 domain-containing protein: MKEFKDRLHQVQEQQKQLVKEYNALLQEYQSDDLIVQNEQLRAQYEAHQLKLQQLEVRTRKMEEENARLRMALSEQMLDEKLNLIRVSQEKMETYFRGKTSVHNDRLAAHEHRAKVNLNAIFNRASEEFQGDAREMKERIAHLAAEVQERIEAHRQTLWEREEALRSQMQQGYEHMAEEGLSEETIQRRIRQNRMEMKIGLSWINKVAILLIILGVGAAFRYSYATWFSDEVKGGAFFLLGALMLAGGEWLFRRKRQTFAMGLLGGGISVLFGSIFYSYFLLHIIGLYTGLALSVLVSAISVLLSLRYQSRTICSLGLVGGYLPLISYMAYFGLQGSAVYVAMIYLLLLNGIIVLISFGKRWPIVHYISFLFNTPSMLILLWLSPSEKIGMVYSIMTFALYLGITLAYPFKHRVKLTWWDFALLAMNTSISCLMLYVLFDAAGWNDAQGLLALIFALVYFGLARFIQQRTPQEKQTLLLFYVTSLTFAILIIPFQFGAKWLSMGWLIEGVLLVTLGHLKRFKLVERAGWGIVLLCMFTFVYYDVLVLFIMGEQSYFMLKYSCITLGALLITLYYALDRNGSLSGEKYHYSQTELGFLNAFKYVTLANLWLYVLYESNELYMKAVDDSFLLYLFYKWLMFAALTIAMAYGLGKVRLLRDRIVQGYIIFLHAVGCCIALAVTLSMPALQPDVQQHTAAEVVGLLVLIIFNVGVFFAGRDLLITAIRGQFKSIEWYPVIAGVYLLGVITVFLTIQFQWGDVGLLFSLIYLLLAILYIAYGFRRKYVMIRRLGLGLTLFSTGKMVFYDVGLLTSGSKIIAYFSFGVLLLGISYLYQKVSSRMEEIHVRETEQSDESDLPEDEKNQFKDS, encoded by the coding sequence ATGAAAGAGTTCAAGGATCGGCTTCACCAGGTTCAGGAGCAGCAGAAGCAGCTGGTAAAGGAATATAATGCCCTGCTTCAGGAGTATCAATCGGATGATCTGATCGTACAGAATGAACAGCTCCGAGCGCAATATGAAGCGCATCAACTCAAGCTGCAACAGCTTGAAGTACGCACTCGCAAGATGGAGGAAGAGAATGCCCGTCTTCGGATGGCTCTGTCTGAACAGATGCTGGATGAGAAATTGAATCTTATTCGTGTATCCCAGGAGAAGATGGAGACGTATTTTCGAGGGAAGACGAGTGTACATAATGATCGACTCGCGGCGCATGAACATCGCGCCAAAGTGAATTTAAATGCCATATTCAACAGGGCTTCAGAGGAATTTCAGGGTGATGCCCGTGAGATGAAGGAGAGAATTGCTCATCTGGCTGCTGAGGTGCAGGAACGAATTGAGGCGCATAGACAGACCCTGTGGGAGAGAGAAGAGGCACTACGCAGTCAGATGCAACAAGGATATGAGCATATGGCGGAGGAAGGTTTAAGCGAAGAGACCATTCAGCGGCGCATTCGCCAGAACCGGATGGAGATGAAGATTGGCTTAAGCTGGATCAACAAGGTCGCCATCCTGCTCATTATTCTTGGTGTGGGGGCGGCTTTTCGCTACTCATACGCGACCTGGTTCAGCGATGAGGTGAAAGGCGGAGCGTTCTTCCTGCTTGGTGCGCTAATGCTTGCCGGGGGAGAATGGCTATTCCGGCGTAAAAGACAGACGTTCGCGATGGGTCTGCTCGGAGGCGGGATTTCTGTTCTGTTTGGTTCCATTTTCTACAGCTATTTTTTATTGCATATCATCGGGTTATATACGGGACTTGCCTTGTCAGTGTTGGTTTCGGCCATATCCGTGCTGCTATCGTTGAGGTATCAGTCCAGGACCATCTGTTCACTTGGCTTGGTTGGAGGGTATCTGCCGTTAATCTCCTACATGGCCTATTTCGGTCTTCAAGGTTCGGCTGTTTATGTTGCCATGATCTATCTTTTGCTCTTAAACGGAATTATTGTTTTGATTTCATTTGGCAAACGGTGGCCGATTGTGCATTATATCAGTTTTCTGTTCAACACACCGTCCATGCTCATCCTGTTATGGCTTTCACCAAGTGAGAAGATCGGCATGGTGTATTCCATTATGACATTTGCATTATATCTCGGCATTACACTTGCGTATCCCTTCAAACATCGGGTGAAGTTAACCTGGTGGGACTTTGCTTTGCTCGCCATGAATACGAGCATCAGCTGCCTGATGCTGTATGTATTGTTCGATGCAGCGGGCTGGAATGACGCACAAGGCTTGCTAGCTCTGATTTTCGCTCTGGTCTATTTCGGACTCGCCCGTTTTATCCAGCAGAGGACGCCTCAGGAAAAGCAGACCCTTCTATTGTTCTACGTGACTTCCCTGACTTTTGCCATTCTGATTATACCGTTCCAGTTTGGTGCGAAGTGGCTGTCTATGGGTTGGCTGATCGAAGGAGTTCTGCTGGTTACGCTCGGACATCTGAAGCGGTTCAAATTGGTGGAACGTGCTGGATGGGGAATCGTGCTTCTGTGCATGTTCACCTTTGTGTACTATGACGTGCTGGTGCTGTTCATCATGGGGGAGCAATCCTATTTCATGCTAAAATACTCCTGCATTACGCTGGGTGCGCTGCTTATTACGCTCTATTACGCCTTGGATCGCAACGGCTCCCTATCCGGGGAGAAGTATCATTATAGCCAGACAGAGCTTGGCTTCTTGAATGCATTCAAGTACGTCACACTCGCCAATCTGTGGTTATATGTGCTGTATGAATCAAATGAATTGTATATGAAAGCAGTCGATGACTCATTTCTGTTATACCTGTTCTACAAATGGCTGATGTTCGCTGCGCTGACCATTGCCATGGCCTATGGATTGGGTAAAGTGAGGCTTTTGCGTGATCGGATCGTGCAGGGTTATATCATTTTCCTGCATGCGGTGGGCTGTTGTATTGCTCTGGCAGTAACGTTATCCATGCCGGCACTGCAGCCGGATGTTCAGCAGCACACCGCGGCTGAAGTCGTAGGTTTACTTGTATTAATCATATTTAATGTGGGCGTGTTTTTTGCTGGAAGAGATCTGCTAATCACGGCAATCCGCGGGCAGTTCAAAAGCATTGAATGGTATCCGGTTATCGCAGGGGTCTATCTGCTGGGTGTCATCACTGTGTTTCTGACGATCCAATTCCAGTGGGGAGATGTAGGGCTGTTATTCAGCCTAATCTATCTACTGCTTGCGATCCTGTACATTGCCTATGGGTTCCGCAGAAAATATGTAATGATTCGGCGCCTAGGTCTGGGACTGACGTTGTTTTCCACCGGGAAAATGGTGTTCTATGATGTGGGATTGCTTACATCGGGCAGCAAGATCATTGCCTATTTCAGCTTTGGCGTACTGTTGCTTGGAATTTCTTATCTGTATCAGAAGGTGTCAAGCCGGATGGAGGAAATTCATGTTAGAGAGACCGAACAGTCTGATGAATCCGATCTGCCGGAGGATGAAAAGAACCAATTTAAGGATAGTTGA
- a CDS encoding LCP family protein, with amino-acid sequence MMENSAAHLTRRKPKKPKKRWKKPLIIILSTLIVLGGLGFIYQKQLVVFAFNLFASETVKETLDESFKPVGDKDAPVVEHTDPFSLLLLGIDQRDNEPSRSDTMIYSVVRPEENKVLLLSIPRDSYTDIIGRDVKSKINSAYAHGEAKMAMDTVEHLLENKVDFYAAINFNGLKDIVDAVGGVELPIKKNIENKSKAHEKLFVEANKPIYSGEEALGYVRYREDSDFNRTMRHRLFLSAFMNRALEVKNLTKIPDVIQIAGSNFTTNMNSDFIVKFAESLYMKDSTPTISNYMLKGEGATRSGTWYYDLSESDLQYVRTLLANWLDPDTTEIMEPETADTKDPA; translated from the coding sequence ATGATGGAGAACAGTGCTGCACATTTAACCAGACGGAAGCCGAAGAAACCGAAGAAGAGATGGAAGAAACCTTTGATTATCATCCTGAGTACTTTGATTGTGCTGGGGGGACTCGGATTTATCTATCAAAAGCAACTCGTTGTGTTTGCATTTAATCTGTTTGCTTCGGAAACCGTAAAGGAAACGCTCGATGAATCCTTCAAGCCTGTTGGCGATAAGGATGCACCCGTTGTAGAACATACCGATCCATTCTCGCTGTTGTTGCTAGGAATTGACCAACGGGATAACGAACCAAGCCGATCGGATACCATGATCTATTCTGTTGTGCGTCCGGAAGAAAATAAAGTGTTGCTGCTGTCCATTCCGCGTGACTCCTATACCGATATTATCGGCCGGGATGTGAAGTCGAAGATTAACTCAGCCTATGCGCATGGTGAAGCAAAGATGGCGATGGATACTGTGGAGCATCTGTTGGAAAACAAAGTCGATTTCTATGCCGCGATTAATTTTAACGGACTCAAGGATATTGTTGATGCGGTTGGCGGTGTTGAATTGCCGATCAAGAAAAATATTGAGAACAAATCGAAAGCACATGAGAAGCTGTTTGTTGAAGCGAACAAACCGATATACAGCGGCGAAGAAGCGCTGGGCTATGTGCGTTACCGGGAAGATTCCGATTTCAATCGGACGATGCGGCACCGTCTTTTTTTAAGTGCCTTCATGAATCGTGCGCTTGAGGTCAAAAATCTGACCAAGATCCCGGACGTTATCCAGATTGCCGGATCGAATTTTACAACCAACATGAACTCGGATTTCATCGTGAAATTTGCCGAGTCTCTATATATGAAAGACAGCACGCCAACAATCAGCAATTACATGCTTAAGGGTGAAGGCGCAACGCGCAGCGGGACGTGGTACTATGATTTGTCAGAGAGCGATCTGCAATATGTGCGAACCCTGCTCGCGAACTGGCTAGACCCAGATACCACTGAAATTATGGAGCCGGAGACGGCGGATACGAAAGATCCGGCGTAA
- a CDS encoding aldo/keto reductase: MEYRRLGNSGLRVSSLGLGTNAFGKRADDPTSIRIIHAALDQGINFIDTANIYAGTESERIIGQALAGRRENAVLATKAGLPRHEGPNGRGSSRYHLQQELEHSLRRLQTDYVDLYQIHTFDPHTPLDETLRTLDDMVTSGKVRYIGASNYVAWELMKALGTSELKGYVRYISTQTSYSLADRTPELELVPLCLDQGVGIIPYFPLAGGILTGKYNGEAGVPSGSRADTDPAFNRFLLEHNIKLGEQVSEKASAYGCSPSVLSLAWLLARPAVSTVIVGATSTEQLEHNLASVDMKLTNDMISELDQLSDSFRYGKPFATYRID; this comes from the coding sequence ATGGAATATCGACGTTTGGGGAATAGCGGTCTGCGCGTTTCCTCACTTGGACTGGGCACCAATGCCTTTGGTAAACGGGCGGATGACCCAACTTCTATCCGCATTATTCATGCGGCACTGGATCAAGGAATCAATTTTATCGATACCGCCAACATCTACGCCGGAACGGAATCGGAGCGGATTATCGGACAAGCCCTGGCAGGCAGACGTGAAAACGCTGTGCTTGCTACCAAAGCCGGTCTCCCCCGGCACGAGGGTCCCAATGGGCGCGGTTCATCCCGCTATCATTTGCAGCAAGAGCTTGAACATAGCCTGCGGCGTCTGCAAACGGACTATGTGGATCTGTATCAGATCCATACCTTTGATCCGCACACACCACTGGATGAGACACTGCGCACATTGGACGATATGGTCACTTCCGGCAAAGTCCGCTATATCGGAGCTTCCAACTATGTAGCCTGGGAGCTGATGAAAGCTCTGGGTACCAGCGAGCTAAAAGGATATGTACGTTATATCTCGACCCAAACCAGCTACTCGCTGGCTGATCGCACACCTGAGCTTGAACTTGTACCGCTGTGCCTTGATCAAGGCGTCGGCATCATTCCATATTTCCCGCTGGCTGGCGGCATTCTAACAGGTAAATACAATGGCGAAGCTGGCGTGCCTTCCGGTTCCAGAGCGGATACTGATCCGGCCTTCAATCGTTTCTTGTTGGAACATAATATTAAATTAGGTGAGCAAGTCAGTGAAAAGGCATCGGCGTATGGCTGCTCCCCAAGTGTCCTGTCGCTCGCCTGGCTGTTGGCACGCCCTGCTGTTTCGACGGTTATCGTTGGTGCAACGAGCACCGAACAGCTGGAGCATAATCTGGCTAGCGTGGACATGAAACTAACCAATGATATGATTTCCGAGCTCGACCAACTCAGCGACTCTTTCCGCTATGGTAAGCCATTTGCGACTTATCGGATTGATTGA
- a CDS encoding MarR family winged helix-turn-helix transcriptional regulator has translation MESSRYKNAQESPGYLLWQVTTMWQKEIRRVLEPLELTQPQFVLLHACVWLNERDNEGKGVTQVQLAQFANVDVNVTSQVLRALEKRELITRKRHLTDTRANIITTTPEGTRLALEGIHLVEAADKVFFDVLSDRKDEYMEIMQEFIRYKTDV, from the coding sequence ATGGAAAGCTCACGATATAAAAATGCTCAGGAAAGTCCGGGTTATCTGCTATGGCAGGTTACTACGATGTGGCAAAAGGAAATACGCAGGGTGCTCGAGCCTTTGGAATTAACACAACCCCAATTTGTATTATTACATGCCTGTGTGTGGCTCAATGAACGCGACAACGAGGGTAAAGGAGTAACTCAGGTCCAGCTTGCGCAATTTGCCAATGTGGATGTTAACGTTACTTCTCAAGTTCTCCGTGCTCTTGAAAAGAGAGAGTTGATAACTCGCAAGCGTCATCTTACCGATACCCGTGCGAATATTATTACAACAACGCCGGAAGGAACCCGCTTGGCGCTTGAAGGTATTCATCTTGTTGAAGCTGCGGACAAGGTGTTCTTTGATGTGTTAAGTGACCGTAAGGACGAATACATGGAAATCATGCAGGAATTTATTCGATATAAAACAGATGTTTAA
- a CDS encoding TIGR00266 family protein, whose product MNYEILYDGAFAMLKVQLQRGERFKAESGAMVSMTPTVDLKGSAEGGMFAGFGRMISGEKFFFQELTATGGSAEILLSPSSMGDVEAIELDGSYSLYVQKDGFLAGTEGIQVNTKMQNLKKGLFSGEGFFIIEISGQGTVFLSSYGAIHAINLAAGEEVIVDNAHLVAWPNYMDYRIEKASQGWLSSVTSGEGLVCRFRGEGTVLIQSRNPHGFGQWVKQFIPSR is encoded by the coding sequence ATGAACTATGAAATTCTATATGATGGTGCATTTGCTATGCTTAAAGTGCAATTGCAACGGGGAGAACGGTTCAAGGCAGAAAGCGGGGCCATGGTATCCATGACACCAACTGTTGACTTGAAGGGATCGGCTGAAGGCGGTATGTTTGCCGGATTCGGACGGATGATCAGTGGCGAGAAATTCTTTTTTCAGGAATTAACGGCTACAGGCGGATCTGCGGAAATTCTGTTGTCACCCTCCAGCATGGGGGATGTGGAGGCGATTGAACTGGATGGTTCCTATTCACTCTACGTACAGAAAGATGGATTTCTGGCCGGAACCGAAGGCATCCAGGTGAATACCAAAATGCAAAACTTGAAGAAAGGTCTCTTCTCGGGAGAGGGTTTCTTTATTATAGAGATCAGTGGGCAAGGAACCGTGTTCCTATCATCCTATGGTGCAATCCATGCGATCAATCTGGCTGCGGGTGAAGAAGTAATCGTAGATAATGCCCATTTGGTGGCATGGCCCAATTATATGGATTATCGTATTGAGAAAGCATCACAAGGCTGGTTATCCAGCGTGACCAGTGGAGAAGGGCTAGTATGCCGATTTCGGGGTGAAGGGACAGTCCTGATTCAGAGTCGTAATCCGCATGGATTTGGCCAATGGGTCAAGCAATTTATTCCTTCGCGTTAA